TGTTCTTTGGACTAAAAGActattttatagaaaatgtattttgtatatatatatttatataaggAGGTGGGTGCAGCATGTTTGTGTGTAGTAATATACTCTTATGAGCGGGGACGCTGCTTGTATGTTGGACGTCAGGGCGTAACACAGTGGGGCCACGGGGCAGGGGATAAATAGACAAGGCAAGACAGGGTGATGCAGGCGATGACGAGCCCCTGATGATCCTCAGAGGCCTCAGCAGCTGCAGGTCTCTGCTGAAGGCTTGGCTCGCTCGTTCCTGTCCAGCTTTATTGGCTCGGGGAACTCGTTGTACAACTCCACTTCGGTTTCCTGAGATCAGAGCCAGAGCGAGTGGAGGGAACATTAACTAaacttcaacaacaacaaaaagctgatGCTTCAAAATCACAGTCACGGTCCTGATACCTGTTTAAGAGCGTTGCGTGCGATAGTCTGGAAAGCCTGCTCGACGTTGATTGCCTCCTTGGCGCTGGTTTCAAAATACGGGATGTTGTTCTTGCTCTGACACCAAATCTGTGCCCGTTTGGTTGGTACCTGAAAACAGGAGACAATAttattgtctaaaaaaaaaaaagaggctggtgATTGATCTATTGGAACGCCAAAAATCTGATCTTTATGTGATCAGTGAACGTACCACACCAGGCCACACGAGCTACaatcagggtttctgcaggttccaccaactcaaatttaagactttaaaaccattatgaatggaatttaagacaAATATCTTCGCAGAAATGTTGTCTACCCAACTGACGATAGAGTTGCACGTTACCCTTGATACTcacaaaaaaagctagctagaTAGCAAGGGCATATTAGCCATGAGTTACCGTTAGCCTCAACCACCTCGAGTCACAGAGAGCAATAAAGAAGCTAACTGAAAAGTACagctagacaaaaaaaatgatacaaatataCAAGGTTAAATAGTTAATACTGTCTACCAATTTTTAATAGTCAGGCCTTAAATGTCAAgtcaaaatttaagacctgtgattaggttaacttattttttgtaatgttttcaagacattttaagtccttaattttagatacatgactttaagactttttaaggatgtgcgGACTCCTGTGGCCCCTGTATTGTACAGGAGTCCTGTACTGTACAATACTCCTCGCTGTGGACAGGGCTACtgaaagaaatttttttattcatttagggTTCATAAATACCCTCTCCGTCAACATGTGCGCTAAGACGCTCGTGTTGGGTTTACACCTGTGCAGCAGCAAAGAAGACCTGctactgctgctgtgcagagctaCGCAGGTGTGTTttagaatcatggcagcaaaccagTAAAACTCAAAGAACTTTGCACAATTTTCCCCCCCAAACTAATACCGACTGAGTTGAGTAATGCTGTTGGATAcaggtaatgttagctaaaagatgactagctaataccAATACAGCTCGTTAAGCTGTATACCGATGTTGgttacattcacttgagtaactttctttgaaaaaaaggtACTTATAAAAGTAGCTTTACTTCActgtatctttttcttttacttgagtaatgttATTATTGCTACGTAGATTCATGCGTTGCCCCACCCTGCTAAACTTGCCTGGAGCAGGGGCTGCTGGCTAGGGAATGTTTGGAACAATTGGTAACAAAGCAAACAGACCCAGAAGAGATTATAGCAGCTACAATGAAGCCTGAACTCATAACAGCAGAACTTTCTCTGTCCGATCTTGGAAcatgctggatttggaaatcTTTCTGTGCCAATTAAAGGCTACAAATCTTTGAGAGATGTTCCTCCTGTCATGTACTTTTCCAACATACCCCAATGCACTTTTAAGtaactaattttaatcaaatattgtAGCCTAGAAATATTTCTATAGTGAAAACATCATTTAACCTGTCTGTTCTCCAGGTCAATCTTGTTGCCCAGCACCACAAAAGGGAAATTCTCTGGGTCTCGTGGGCTGGCCTGGATCAAGAACTCGTCTCTCCAGCTGTCTAGGGTCTTGAAGGTGTTGGGTGCGGTCACATCGAACACCAGCACACAGCAGTCTGCTCCACGGTAGAAAGCTACACCCAAAGACTGGAACCTCTCCTGACCCGCTGTGTCCCAAATCTGAAAGGGAGAACAGTTACGGTTTCTTAAAGCTTGTATGCACCAAACAGATGTAGAGAGTCAGAAGTCCTCTTCAATACCTGCATTGTGACAAGTCTGTCATCCACCATGACTTCTTTCGTCAGGAAATCGGCGCCAATCGTGGCTTTGTACTGGTTGCTGAACTTCTTATTCACATACTGGTTCATTAGTGAGGTCTTCCCAACtctacaacaaaacaaatatgaagCCCATATTAAAAACATTAGGAAAAGAAAAGTCACCATAATGCTAGGATTGCTGAAACCATTTTCAGTCGCTAGGAGAGTCGTTTTTAGAACCAACGTAAATCTGCAACAACTACTTACCCAGAGTCTCCAAGGATGATGACTTTGAGTAGAACTTTCTTCCTTGATGTCATGATTTCACAGCTgcgaagacaaaaaaaattagaggaaaaataaaaacaagagaagtaaTTGGAGTTCCTACATGTTCTCCTTgacaaagttttgacttttcagtCTTACTCCAAAGTTAGTTCATTTTTGATCTTGGGATGGATTGAGAGACAGTTGGATGTTAATAACAaagattttcaacatttcattaAATTCAGTAAACCAAGCCATAGACTGCTGCATTACTCCAAAAGTGAGCATTAACTGTAGTGGAGGATGGCGTGTGTGCGTATGTACCACAGAGGTCGCGCTAGACTTTTTTGTTCTCCGACATTTTGACCGAcagcataaaaaagaaattggtcATGTACTATTTTTACCCGTCAAATTACAATCATATTAACATTAGGCTGTTTAGCCATGTggtttagttaatattcaccTAGTTGAACCGTGAATCCAGATCCCACCACACATAAAGCAGATGAACGCATCTACGGTAACTTTTTCTTTGTAGTGACAAAGATCACTGACTGTGGCCCCAATAccttatattaaattaaattaaatgactcCACTTAAATTACCAGCACTTCACCCGCTGGGGTCTGAACGCACAGCCTCACAAATTCCTCCTGGTcgcatctgcagagaaatctgcaCTAGTTCATCAGTCAGTTGGATCTGTCTGATCCAAACCGATCAATTGaactgtttgatattttttttcttttttttccctgtgcgTGGTCCGGGCGTGCGCTTTTATGAGGATTGTTTAGCGTGGTTTCGCCTCCCCGAAACACAGATGTTACATCTGCTGCCCTTCTGAGCGCCGATCTACTTCTGGGTGTAGGAGGGTCATGTCTTCCTGCTCCATTTCTTAAAACCACAGAGTGAGTTAAGTTTAATTCTTCGCAGCGGCAGAGCCGCGTCCGCATTGGTTATAAAGCGTACTGTTCATGTTACAGTCTAATTAATTTCTGCGTCTTTATTTATTCCCTCAAGATAAACTGCCTGCTCCTCTGTTTAGAATATAAATGGATTAACACAACATTgcattctctttagttttctctggtCTGTAATGGAGACTTGAATTAAACGCGCCATTTCTACCAAAGGTTTGGTCTTCTGAACCAGACGCTCCAAAGCGTCCGGTCCATAACTCTTCAACACGCTGTCAGCTCCCGGTCAGAAGGACGCATTTAGCTCAGCGTCCATGAGATGAtattcagaaaggattttttattaattgattttagttgcctCTGTGATGAACTCTTTGCTTAAAGCCTATAATGTCTGCCCATGTGCACCAATCAGGGGTGTTAATTATAACTTGTCAAATGACGGACGGGCTTCAAATTTTCTGgtcgtttaaaaaaataacttgtcaAATAAAGATCTTGAACAGTAATATTACGCAATCGTCATATACTGTGCTGCCCAAACTTGAACACAGGCCGTCAGCGTTTGGATTTGGGCCAAACACTGtacctctttaaaaaaatttctggaaatacaaatgtaagtaaacacacacactttagcCGTATTACTAACATGATGCTAAAAATATCCgagcaacagactggactggaaaTACAAAGAAAGCATTAActggaaacactgaaacaacCCATGATAATATATCAAGGTTCATACAGACACAGAGAGCAAAGGTTTCCCCaccaaaagcaagaaaaaaaaactacaagtgAAACCTAAAACAATGCGTAGCTCTACAAGACTCTGGTCCTTGAACAATGAAGTATCTGTCTCAGACCTCTTCAGCTCTACTCCAGGAAAAACAACCGCAAGAGACTTTAATGTTAGATTAAAGTTAAGAACAGATACCAAGGTGCATTAATGGGATTCATTTAGTAAACTGTTCTTCCACTTTGTGTTGTAATCAAAATGAACTCTgtcaaaaaaattcaaagctgatttctttctgtgtttagtcCTTAGAAAAAACTAAGCTCTGAATCAGCAGGttagaccaaaaaataaataaaaataaaaaacagaaactgacatctctaaaaagtacaacaaatcCTCATTTATTGCAGTACTGTTGTTTTCCAGTTATGATAACTGGAAAcctttagtaataaaaaaaaaaaggtataaataattacaatacGATGTTGATGGTTATTCTGATTGTGTGTTGGACACTTTTGACAAATAGCACAGACACAAACTATTTCATACCTGtagctttctaaaaaaaacacctgatgaTGAATAGTACGTGAAACAACAGGAACACAAAGCAACTCaaattttaagtgaaatttttcagcattttaatgTAATAACACTGATATATTGTAATAAGAAATGCACTGAGATCAGGTCTTTCCCAGCCAAAGATTCATGTATCAGATGGTTTTCTTTGAGATTTCACCTGCAGATTCATATATCTCTCCTAAcataaaccataaaaaataatagtagTTTTGAATCAACcagaaaaagtacaaattacaAGATAATCCATACTTATCAAAGCAtgcatttctctttttcctatttatttatttgataaaacgTGCTTATTCTGATCTCTGACTGTCTGACATTGACAGGTTCAGACAGAACTGTAATCACATCCACTTAGACAAACACAGCGGCTCATGCCAAACAATactgtaaaatatgtaaaaaattttGTATCACTAAAATTAGAACGCCCCTAGAGCAAgatgatttgttttaataagtCCGGTAAATCAAATGCAACCATTAAAGCTGcgtttaatgtttcattttaaatgtaatccATAACCTCCCCAACTTACAATACACCTAACTTTTATAGTAAAATCCTCCAATCATGGCAGAGGGGCTGCTTTGGTAGCAGAGCCTCAGGAAGACATTACAGAAGACTTCTGACTTCAGTCTAGCCCTGTTGCGCAATAATAACCTCCCCATAAAGCTGTAATTCTCAAAGTCCAAACTCCATTACTCTATTATTACAGTGGGGTTAAAGCTATCACTGCTATCAGGTGACGCAGTCAGATAACAAGCCCAGAGGAGTCACGGATTCCCAACAACCAGTGTCCTAAACTTTGATGTACTAAAAGTTGCCCGCGCACAGCCAGAAGGCAAAACTAGCACACTGCTATCTTTGCAGCTCGCATAATCTGAACCCCATGACACAGTGTCAGGAACTGATCACATGGCTTTAAACACACGACCGAAGGAACCATGACTTGGCAGGCTGCGTTAGCACAACAAGCGCTGTTGACTGGAACATAATGGGTTACAACCGGCATCATTCACAACTGACCTGTTTGGTTCAATGCGTTTTTCTTATGCTGATCCACCTCACCGTGTATCTAAAGGTTATAAACGCGGGAATGTAAGACTTGCAACACACTTTCAGATAGTTGCCACTGTAAACAACAGACAAAGCTACACGGTAAGGGAAGCaaatgagcagaaaaagaaacaccatAAAAGCTTCTAACCGGCTCTATCACACATATGTAAAGAAATCTGCTTGAAACTATTTCATGGTCGGTTTTACAACACGACAAAAACCATCTAGTAAACAATTAGGTAACATACCGCTGGCTAAAGGAGGGGAATGTTAATATTTATGATCATTAGAAAACTACAGCAATGATATATTGTCAGTAATAAACAGATTGAGTCACTACAAACCAACCTGGGCGACGAGCCGTCAGATTAAAAGAcgatttttaattattttttttcccaagaaaTCAAAGGTGGACTTTTTGTTTCGCCTGTGATGGAAGACCTAGCTTAACGCGCAGGACGGCTAACAGCGCCgacaaaatgtgacacaaaACACGTTTAGAGCGACGACAGCTGTCCGAAAGTTAGGCTCTCCACTAAGTCCGCACGATAAAATCAATACTGTCAATGTCGGAgtaaaatgactaaatgtgaCGGGCGATTTAGGCACTCACTTTTCCTGTCAGGCTAAGCGGCTAGCTGCTAGCTGAACGGAGCTCTCTTCTTCACTTCCTCCAAAACAAGCTGCGCTCGTGAGGTCTGACGTCACGCGCTGCTCACGCCTTGTTGCACAAGAGCCAATAGAATACGCGCATGTTGCGAGCAAATCACATGGCCAGACTCAATGACTGATTTATTtcccttaaaaagaaaacctatcAATTATTAGCAAGTTAAACAAATCTCTAAAAATTTGtagaaaaattagaaaagaatataaaaatgttttaatgtatctAGAACGTTGGTGTAAACTGTGTAGGCCAGGGTGCCGTCTAAAACCCTTTACAGcctaaataaaacttgttcagAGCCGCAAATGTTACATAACATTTTGGgaaataatcataatttttgaaaaagtatCTCATGTAGAAAACTTGGTGTCATTTTTGAAGACctactattttatttatatttctaagaGACACATAAatcttttgcaatttttttttttatgtctaccAATCTATGGGATTGATTGTGGGTTTTTTGAAACCCATACTTTCCAGcataatgacaagaaaaacagatttaaaagaaacaatggTGGTGCGTTTAGTGTCaaaaatagaacagaatagaatagaatagaaataaccTTCACTGAGATGGCTGAAGCCAGGACCTCCATAACACATGGATACAAAATGTTTGGGACATTCATTTGATGGAAGAAATCACATATTCCTCAAGGCTTCAAAAAAACAGTTGTTAATATAAGGTGGAGCTCTGTCATACCGTTATTATTTCAGTGACACAATTACAGGATTGCCCTTTTGCACTTGTGTGTTCTCTTGGGTCGGTCTAACATACCATGGTGTGGACGACCTTAACTCAGGGGGgatttatgttttgtatttattttattttattttgctgttatctGTCTGTTGATTCCgttctgttgttttgtaatcattattacatttgttaaGAACACCTACTGTCTCATCTCCTGCTGCCAAGTTATAATGCAGATGATAAATGTCAGTAAGAGACAGAAGAATGTAACTATGAACAtgtgttgttaaaaaataaataaaaataaagtaaaaaaaaataataataataatcttcaCTGCCCCTCAGTTTGGGCAGTGAAGATTAATAACAGTTATGGCGTCAagttattaataataactgtTAGTACTGTTAATAACTGTTACTTCTTTAATAACCGTGACAGTTCCAACTGTAGATTGCAACTTGTAGTATTGGCTAGGTCATAAACATAGTAATAAGTTGAAAGCAATAGCAGTGTTGGACATTATGTAGACCATAGGGCGCATTCTATATGAATAAGCCACATGTTATTAGATTTAACTGAAAGTTTGCTGAACTCtcatggggaaaaaatatgATCCACCATCCCTGCCGAAACCCGGGATCGAACCAGGGACCTTTAGATCTTCAGTCTAACGCTCTCCCAACTGAGCTATTTCGGCGCGGGTTAAAGGACTTCACGCACAGCGgttttcataaaagaaaaatacgtCTGTGTGGAATTctgtttgtgaatgtttttttcatattataaAATACGCATGATGTCACTCTCTGGCGATGTAGTAGGCTTATCTGAAACGTTATCTGGTTTATGTACTCCTAACTCCCGGCACGCTGTTGAGTGCGCAGTGACGCCATCACGTTCGACTGAGTGAAGCGTCATCCTTTCTGATGTCGAGAGCGGCGCGGCGGCCTTTTTTTTCAGCTGCGCTCCGTTTCCCACTGCAAACCTTCTACTCCAGCTTCAGCATTTTAGTTCTTATTTCCCCCATTAACGATGACACGAAGGTCGGCGTTCGTGGCAGCGTGCTTGCTGTTTGTGGCCGCTTTGAGCTCGGAGGTTTCAGCGGACGGTTTGGTGAATGAGGATGTGAAGAGGACGGTGGACCTGAGCACTCATCTGGCTAAGATCACCGCGGAGATCGTGCTGTCCAACCATGGGCAGTCCTCCGTCCAGAGCTTTATACTGGCCGTAGATGCAGACCTGGCACCTCACATGGCGTATATTGGAGCTTCGGTGAGTCCAGCGTCTGTTAAAGAAACAGTACCGACACCGCATCACGTCACCCGCCAGCTAGCGTTAGCTTGTGATCTTTTGTAAGCCCAGATCGCTGGCATCAGAAACCGCCACAAAAGCAGCTCgctactgttttattttttaggtttcAACTGCATAAGTATGCACTCATATCGTggaattgtgtgttttttttaatagcaggcatgaaagcaaagcaaaaagacGACCTTGTTTGGTTGTTATTCTGCAAGCTAGGAAGTCAGTTCACCATAAACAGCGAGTGGTTGCAAATGTTAACAGTTGTGTATCAATAAATGCATGACATTTACATCAGTTCACAGACTGTGGTGTAATAACTAAACCCCGAGAGAATCAATGGAAGCCGAAGAGGCTAACAATGCTAGCAGATAGCCTCCAACTTCCGCGGGGCTCCACGCTCTGTCAGTGGCTGAATGACACGTATGCGCTGGGCAGGTCACTTCCGTGTGTGACTCCGCACGGCTCTGCCCCCTTTTCCTGTGAATCACTGTCACGATAActaattttgctggacgatgaATTGTGCCAGAAGTTATTGCGGTGAACGATAATACtgttgttttgaggccattttcaagtaatataatcgTAACggtataataatgcaagaacaatTTCTCAAAGATCAGtgaattttaaattctaatgaatatttaatacgGGAGCTCTAAGACATTTTATTATCCAAAAATTAATAAgccaaacaacaaataaaattaattataaagtctctgcaAACAGTTGAGACCAACGCACAGAAGCAGACTGAAGACCGTTGCCACCCAGGTtttggcagaaagagaaaaacagtaaatcatGAATATGGAATTTATTAAGCTTGTTTTAgttcattgatttattgtttatttcgACAGGCCTACTTGCAAGGCTCTGTTTTCTGACTGGACACCGTGACATCAAGCTTGACGTTTGCTCATGTTTTATATCTTAACTGTTGTTGCAGGTGAAGGGCGACGAAGAGGAGGATGGCATACTTGAACTTCAGCAGACATCAATCCAGGGACAAAGGTGATTTGATCTCCTGAACTGCAAGTGTTCTCCATTGTTTTCCGTTGTAATTAAAATACCAAGTCAATTGATTACAATCCTTATCAAAAAGATTGGATTatcaatttcaaatatttcaaatgaaaacagaataaGATGATCCTATCACTATGCTtgactgtgtttttaaatatgaacatCTTACCTTGACTCCTGTAAACATTGCTACTGTCATTGTGACCAAATgtctcaggtttttttttatttcatttttttatgttgagtaTAAAGCTCTTCTCCAGAAGGCATTCCGGTTGTTCACTGGCCCCAACCTCAAGCTTAATGAAAGTCTGTGGATTATGGAAGGAAATGATACATTTCAAtgagctttttgttttagaaaaaggTCAAATTGGTCCATAAGATGCGGTTAATATGGTTCCAAATGTTTTATGGCTGCAAAATACACGGTTTTGAGGTGCAActtggtttttaaaattttctcagTGGGGGTTGCATCAATAATTTTGAACCTGTGTGTATAACTTTACCTATATGCAGATTGGAGAAAATTCAGAGTAAATTCAAACTTCCACATCAGATGTTTcattaaaagtacaaaaaaaaaaaaaggattgaaATTCATGATGACTGAAAGCAAGCTTCGGCCTGATAACTAATCcaaatttttcttcttctgtctcgTGTCAGAGGGGAGTTCTACAAAGTGCTGCTGCCCTCGACTCTGGCCGCCGGTGCTCAGCTGAAAGTGAAGACCGAGATGATGTTTAGCCACGTCCTGAAGCCGTTCCCCACGCAGATCACCCAGGCGGAGCGTCAGCTGGTGGTTTTCCAGGGCAACCACTATCTGTACTCCCCGTATCCCACCCGCAGCCAGACCACCCGCGTCCGTCTGGCCTCGAAGACGGCGGAGAGCTACACCAAGCTGGGCAACCCCAGCAAGACCGACGAGATCATCGAGTACGGACCTTTCCGCGACGTCGCTCCGTTCAGCGAGGTATGGCTTCGCCCACATTTGGTCAGCTCGCCATAAAGGTGCCAGCAATGCCGTGCGACTTaggtttggtttttgtttttttccacccgTCAGGATGCGTTGAAGATCCATTATGAAAACAACACACCCTTCCTCACCATCACCAGCATCACGCGCATCATTGAGGTGTCTCACTGGGGGAACATTGCCGTTGAGGAAACCATCGATCTGAGGCACACAGGAGCCATTTTGAAGGGCCCTTTCTCGCGTTACGACTACCAGCGTCAGTCGGACAGCGGCATCTCCTCTGTCAAATCCTTCAAGGTATAAATACCAAcatacaacaaaagaaaatccttcAAACATCAACACCTGAAAAGCTCAGGCCTTTCTACTGGACATAAAGTCAAAACAATGTAGGGCTGatctggtgatttttttttatttttatttattcttttttagatTGAAAACCATCTGATTTGATTCTctgtttctcttattttctctGGTTTGTTGATGACATAAGGTGACTCCCATCTTTTCTCCCCCGCAGACCATCCTTCCTGCCTCGGCTCAAGACGTCTACTACCGGGATGAGATCGGCAACATCTCCACCTCCCACCTGCAGGTTCTGGATGACTCTGTGGAAGTGGAGGTCAGACCGCGGTTCCCCCTGTTTGGAGGCTGGAAGACTCACTACATCATCGGCTACAATCTGCCCAGCTACGAATACCTCTACACCCTCGGTGAGTTCTGGAAATACTTAGTCACTTTTTCTGCATAAAATTGAGATGCTAACTGGTTTTCTTTGGGGGGGGTTTGCATCATTTTCCATTCTAGGCGACCAGTATGCACTGAAAATGAGATTAGTTGACCATGTTTATGATGACCAGGTCATCGATTACATGACTGTGAAGATTGTTCTGCCAGAAGGCGCAAagtaagtatttatttatcccTCCTCCCCAGAGTCAAATCTGTCCGGTAGGTTGAtaagatgaaaatgaaactttgGCCAACgttaatgggtttttttgttttgtacaaatCAGAAACATCCACGTGGACACACCTTACAAAATTGACCGCATGCCAAACCAGCTGCACTACACGTACCTGGACACGTTTGGCAGACCGGTGTTGGTAGCTACTAAGAACAACCTGGTGGAGCAGCATATTCAGGACTTTGTGGTAAGATGATGGGCACAGTTGAATTAGTGATTAGCGGGGTCGGGGGGGTTCTGTTGTAGACGAAAACCATCCATTTTTAGCTGTACCTTGACTTGATGCATGTAACAACCATGAAATAAAGGAATGTTAAAGTAGCTGTAGTGTTTGCCGCCCTAACAAATCTAGAATAAGATGTGAGTGGTTGTACCCTAACCTTACCCCTTTGAACGTGTAATTATTCACGTTCAAAAACATGGTTATCCACCAGTCTGATTAACTCGCCGTTCCCTCTTATCATCTGCAGGTTCATTATACCTTCAACAAGATCCTGATGCTGCAGGAGCCTCTGTTGGTGGTCGGGGCCTTCTACATACTCTTCTTCACTGTGATCATCTACGTACGGCTGGACTTTGCCATCACAAAGGTATAAAAGACCGAATGTCATCACGAGTTATGTTTGTGTAATTTCTTCGTTTGCTTTGTTCATTTTACTGTTCTGAAGATTCGAGGCATCGCCATACGGCATTTGCCGCTCCTAACAGCTGAATAAAAGCCGCATCATTCCAGCCGTGTCTGTCGTTTGTTCAGGATCCAGCGGCCGAGGTGCGGATGAAGGTGGCCTCCATCACGGAGCAGGTGCTCACTCTGGTCAACAGGCGTCTGGGTCTGTACCGCCACATGGACGAGGTGGTGAACCGCTATAAACAGTCCCGCGACACGGGCGCGCTCAACAGCGGCCGCAAGACCCTGGAGGCCGACCACCGCACCCTGACCAGCGAAATCAGCTCGCTGCAGGCCCGCCTCAAGACGGAGGGCTCCGACCTGGCCGAGAAGGTGCGCGGGTCGGCTGTTGAGAATTGGGAAGACCGTTGAACCACCGCGTCGCTCACCAGactgtgctctttttttttcaggttggaGAGATTCAGAAGCTGGACGGCCAGGTGAAGGACCTGGTGTGCCGCTCCTGTTCGGAGGCGGAGCGGCTGGTGGGTGGTAAGGTCAAGAAGGAGACTTACATTGAGAGCGAGAAGAGTCTGACCGGCAGGAGACAAGAGTTCATCAGCCGCATCGACAGCCTGCTGGAC
Above is a genomic segment from Xiphophorus couchianus chromosome 20, X_couchianus-1.0, whole genome shotgun sequence containing:
- the rab7a gene encoding ras-related protein Rab-7a codes for the protein MTSRKKVLLKVIILGDSGVGKTSLMNQYVNKKFSNQYKATIGADFLTKEVMVDDRLVTMQIWDTAGQERFQSLGVAFYRGADCCVLVFDVTAPNTFKTLDSWRDEFLIQASPRDPENFPFVVLGNKIDLENRQVPTKRAQIWCQSKNNIPYFETSAKEAINVEQAFQTIARNALKQETEVELYNEFPEPIKLDRNERAKPSAETCSC
- the rpn1 gene encoding dolichyl-diphosphooligosaccharide--protein glycosyltransferase subunit 1 translates to MTRRSAFVAACLLFVAALSSEVSADGLVNEDVKRTVDLSTHLAKITAEIVLSNHGQSSVQSFILAVDADLAPHMAYIGASVKGDEEEDGILELQQTSIQGQRGEFYKVLLPSTLAAGAQLKVKTEMMFSHVLKPFPTQITQAERQLVVFQGNHYLYSPYPTRSQTTRVRLASKTAESYTKLGNPSKTDEIIEYGPFRDVAPFSEDALKIHYENNTPFLTITSITRIIEVSHWGNIAVEETIDLRHTGAILKGPFSRYDYQRQSDSGISSVKSFKTILPASAQDVYYRDEIGNISTSHLQVLDDSVEVEVRPRFPLFGGWKTHYIIGYNLPSYEYLYTLGDQYALKMRLVDHVYDDQVIDYMTVKIVLPEGAKNIHVDTPYKIDRMPNQLHYTYLDTFGRPVLVATKNNLVEQHIQDFVVHYTFNKILMLQEPLLVVGAFYILFFTVIIYVRLDFAITKDPAAEVRMKVASITEQVLTLVNRRLGLYRHMDEVVNRYKQSRDTGALNSGRKTLEADHRTLTSEISSLQARLKTEGSDLAEKVGEIQKLDGQVKDLVCRSCSEAERLVGGKVKKETYIESEKSLTGRRQEFISRIDSLLDAL